A section of the Acidobacteriota bacterium genome encodes:
- the rhaM gene encoding L-rhamnose mutarotase — MIRKAFLMKLHHGNQEEYQQRHNPIWKALEDTLKTHGVNHYSIFLNRQTDELFAYVEIESEQLWNQIADTEVCRHWWDYMKPLMLTNPDNSPFTIALDEVFHLD, encoded by the coding sequence ATGATACGCAAAGCCTTTTTAATGAAACTGCATCACGGCAATCAGGAAGAATATCAACAGCGCCACAACCCCATCTGGAAAGCGTTGGAAGATACTTTGAAGACACATGGGGTGAATCATTATTCCATCTTTTTAAATCGTCAAACTGACGAACTGTTTGCCTATGTTGAAATTGAATCCGAACAATTATGGAATCAAATCGCTGATACAGAGGTGTGTCGTCACTGGTGGGATTATATGAAACCACTAATGCTCACCAACCCGGACAATAGCCCGTTTACAATTGCGCTTGATGAAGTTTTTCACCTTGATTGA